One region of Rhizophagus irregularis chromosome 18, complete sequence genomic DNA includes:
- a CDS encoding 60S ribosomal protein uL5, with the protein MSANKSNANKSNKSNKSNEKDKTPTVNAMRELSIEKLVLNICVGESGDRLTRAAKVLEQLTGQTPVYSKARYTVRSFGIRRNEKIAVHVTVRGPKAEEILERGLKVKEYELKRSNFSETGNFGFGIQEHIDLGIKYDPSIGIYGMDFYVVLGRPGARVSRRRKSQKKIGFNHRVTKDETIKWFKQRFDGIVLNR; encoded by the exons ATG tctGCTAATAAATCCAACGCTAATAAATCCAACAAatctaataaatcaaatgaaaaagataaaacaccAACCGTTAATGCTATGAGAGAATTAAGCATtgaaaaattagttttaaatatttgtgtAGGAGAATCAGGTGATCGTTTGACTAGAGCTGCTAAAGTACTTGAACAACTTACAGGTCAAACTCCTGTATATTCAAAAGCTCGTTATACTGTACGTTCTTTTGGTATTAGACgtaatgaaaaaattgctGTACATGTTACTGTACGTGGTCCAAAAGCTGAAGAAATTTTAGAACGTGGTTTAAAAGTTAAAGAATATGAATTAAAAAGAAGTAATTTTTCTGAAACTGGAAATTTTGGTTTTGGTATTCAAGAACATATTGATTTGGGTATAAAATATGATCCTTCTATTGGTATTTATGGTATGGATTTTTATGTGGTATTGGGTAGACCTGGTGCTAGAGTATCTAGAAGAAGAAAATCTCAAAAGAAGATTGGTTTTAATCATCGTGTTACCAAAGATGAAACCATTAAATGGTTTAAACAAAGG ttcgATGGTATTGTTCTTAATCgttaa
- a CDS encoding uncharacterized protein (SECRETED:cutsite_TFS-IE; SECRETED:prob_0.8236); SECRETED:SignalP(1-21): protein MNHFIVKILTLILIFTTLTFSIEWEGNQLLDRISFKIEAICPYGSGQCPNNKCCPLNSFCARGGCCPHGTGQCPNGSCAPPNFNCCKDGSKKYCPLAPSTEDTTIIPPQGPGESPIWKGLKPYRGG from the exons ATGAATCATTTTATCGTAAAGATTCTTACcttaatacttatttttacTACCTTAACCTTCAGCATAGAATGGGAAGGCAATCAATTGCTTGatagaatttcttttaaaatagaaGCTATTTGTCCATATGGGAGTGGTCAATGCCCAAATAACAAATGTTGCCctttaaattcattttgtgCACGTGGTGGTTGCTGTCCACATGGAACTGGTCAATGTCCAAATGGTTCATGCGCTCCtccaaattttaattgttgtAAAG ATGgtagtaaaaaatattgtccTTTAGCTCCTTCTACAGAAGATACAACGATAATACCTCCACAGGGACCTGGTGAAAGTCCAATATGGAAAGGCTTAAAACCTTATCGTG GGGGTTAG